The Vicinamibacteria bacterium DNA window TGGCGCTGGAAATGGACCTCCCTTCGGACTGGATGAACGATGCCGCCAAGGGTTATCTGGTTGACATTGCTCCGGGAGAGCTCATTCTCGAGACGGAAACCCTTGTGGTTCGCGCGGCTGCGCCCCGACAGCTTCTTGCGATGAAGCTTTCGGCGTGGCGCGATGACGTCGATATCAGCGACGCACGTCTTCTTTTGTCCAAGCTGTCCGGCACAAAGGAGGAAGTCTGGGCGATGGTCGAGCCGTTGCTCGTGCCCGGCCGGGAGCTCAAGGCTCAGTATGCTTTTGCCGATCTGTGGGAGGCC harbors:
- a CDS encoding DUF6036 family nucleotidyltransferase yields the protein MELLSRDTIRRALERLAEHLRGEGSRFELVLFGGAALVMLYNAREATKDVDVLAVAPEQTRTILRAARTVALEMDLPSDWMNDAAKGYLVDIAPGELILETETLVVRAAAPRQLLAMKLSAWRDDVDISDARLLLSKLSGTKEEVWAMVEPLLVPGRELKAQYAFADLWEAESGHR